The Mobula birostris isolate sMobBir1 chromosome 14, sMobBir1.hap1, whole genome shotgun sequence genome includes a region encoding these proteins:
- the LOC140209500 gene encoding 1-phosphatidylinositol 4,5-bisphosphate phosphodiesterase delta-4-like, protein MSPYISSKTDVWNLNSYGVDEVLIDNIQELKPGHQSEVKQWCTKEMPTSISFTIVFKDRKKNVDLVAVNATEACLWICVFTKFKKRDCSINKRVRLDQYRLRCVPGVTPRREGATLPIVFSNSGSRVCSHPV, encoded by the exons ATGAGTCCTTATATTTCATCAAAAACAGATGTCTGGAATCTCAATTCTTATGGAGTAGATGAAG TACTGATTGACAACATCCAGGAGTTGAAGCCAGGTCATCAGTCAGAGGTCAAGCAGTGGTGCACCAAGGAGATGCCCACCAGCATCTCCTTCACCATTGTCTTCAAAGACAGGAAGAAAAACGTGGACCTGGTGGCCGTCAATGCTACAGAGGCCTGCCTCTGGATCTGTGTCTTCACCAAGTTCAAGAAGAGGGACTGCAGCATCAACAAGAGAGTGCGACTAGACCAATATCGATTGCGATGTGTGCCAGGGGTCACACCGCGGAGGGAGGGTGCCACTTTGCCAATTGTCTTCTCTAACAGTGGCTCTCGAGTCTGCTCCCACCCCGTGTAG